The proteins below are encoded in one region of Metabacillus dongyingensis:
- a CDS encoding response regulator transcription factor: protein MKRILVVDDDQDMVKYIQIELNRAGYNAIGAYSGKEALSILNKTSVDLAVIDIMMPGLDGFEVTREMKNICEVPVILLTARHHIEDKEKGFQSGTDDYVVKPFEFKELLYRIQAILRRYQKHQDELLIIGSIKIDRRSYEVQAESGTLMLPLKEFEVLSLLASRPNHVFTREQIIESVWGIDYTGDDQTVNVHMKRIRSRLSSKAPDIQITTVRGVGYKLEELT, encoded by the coding sequence ATGAAAAGAATTTTAGTAGTGGACGATGATCAGGATATGGTGAAATATATCCAGATAGAGTTAAATCGAGCAGGCTATAATGCAATCGGCGCCTATTCTGGTAAGGAAGCTCTTTCCATATTAAATAAAACGTCGGTCGACTTAGCTGTAATAGACATTATGATGCCTGGTTTAGATGGTTTTGAAGTAACAAGAGAAATGAAAAATATTTGCGAGGTGCCTGTCATCTTATTAACGGCAAGGCATCACATAGAAGACAAAGAAAAGGGATTTCAATCAGGAACAGATGATTATGTCGTAAAACCATTTGAATTTAAAGAATTACTATATAGAATACAAGCTATTTTAAGAAGATATCAAAAACATCAGGATGAGCTCCTGATTATTGGTTCTATCAAAATTGACCGCAGAAGCTATGAAGTTCAGGCGGAAAGCGGGACGCTGATGCTTCCGCTTAAAGAATTCGAAGTCCTGAGCCTTCTCGCATCTCGTCCAAATCATGTGTTTACCCGCGAACAAATAATTGAAAGTGTGTGGGGAATAGACTACACAGGTGATGACCAGACTGTCAATGTTCATATGAAACGAATCCGCAGCAGGCTTTCCAGCAAGGCGCCTGATATACAAATTACAACAGTCCGCGGAGTAGGGTATAAGCTGGAGGAGCTGACATGA
- a CDS encoding ABC transporter ATP-binding protein: MTILQLNDVKKTFIYGEEEEQVLKGISLSLKEGEITALVGASGSGKSTLLTIAAGLQRATHGNILFNGENVSEMSQDQIRNLRANQFGFIFQASHLVPFLTVQDQLILMLKLSETKLKKQEQRDEAGKLLKLTDLYHRKDAYPQSLSGGEKQRAAVARALIHKPKILFADEPTASLDSKRSKDIMNLIKQLTKTMKITTMMVTHDEEMLLYADKVVTIKDGLVFN, encoded by the coding sequence ATGACAATATTACAGCTGAATGATGTGAAGAAAACGTTCATTTATGGTGAAGAGGAAGAACAAGTATTAAAAGGAATTAGCCTATCTCTTAAAGAAGGTGAAATCACTGCGTTAGTAGGGGCCTCAGGTTCAGGGAAGAGTACGCTTTTGACGATTGCTGCAGGACTTCAGCGTGCAACACATGGGAATATTCTTTTTAATGGTGAAAATGTAAGTGAAATGAGTCAGGACCAAATCAGAAATTTGAGAGCCAATCAGTTTGGCTTTATTTTTCAAGCTTCTCATCTGGTCCCATTTCTTACGGTTCAAGATCAGCTAATTCTCATGCTTAAACTCTCTGAAACAAAGCTAAAGAAACAGGAACAAAGAGACGAAGCAGGAAAGCTGCTAAAATTGACAGATCTGTATCATCGGAAGGATGCATATCCCCAATCTTTATCAGGTGGAGAAAAACAGAGAGCTGCTGTAGCCAGAGCCTTGATACACAAACCAAAAATCTTATTTGCGGATGAACCGACAGCCAGTTTAGATTCTAAAAGATCAAAAGATATAATGAATTTAATCAAACAATTAACAAAAACGATGAAGATTACCACAATGATGGTTACTCACGACGAAGAAATGCTTCTTTATGCAGACAAAGTCGTTACAATAAAGGATGGGCTGGTTTTCAATTAA
- a CDS encoding ABC transporter permease translates to MILAWKEIKKNKARFIILGFIIFLVSFLTFMISGLSNGLSKDNASLIKDLPDGHFYMNEDAEENYLASKIDKKIEGNVLAENKQASVLAIQMGFINDDQDKQHSVAFVAAAHSPFFEEVGKGEVILDRSLKDEGVKIGDKVKNKQYSKELIVKGFADHKKFSHAPAAFIHKEDYKEIFKGTEMQLIFIPELVEAPSITGLQSFTNDEFLSTIPSYSAEQMSLNMISWFLIVISGMLFTIFFYMMNVQKIGLYGILKAIGMKTRSLFVMMWSQMMIITLASLGISVLLSQALETVAPEGLPFYLPAKTSFQFSLVFIAVGFIGATLSGIQIKKVEPLKAIQQGEG, encoded by the coding sequence ATGATTCTGGCATGGAAGGAAATCAAAAAAAACAAGGCCCGTTTTATCATTTTAGGATTCATCATTTTTTTAGTGAGTTTTCTGACGTTTATGATTTCTGGGCTTTCAAATGGATTATCCAAAGATAATGCATCTCTGATAAAAGATTTGCCTGATGGTCATTTCTATATGAATGAAGATGCTGAAGAAAATTATCTCGCATCTAAGATTGATAAAAAGATTGAGGGAAATGTCCTTGCGGAAAATAAACAGGCATCTGTCCTTGCAATCCAAATGGGTTTTATAAACGATGATCAAGATAAGCAGCATAGTGTTGCATTTGTGGCAGCAGCTCATTCGCCATTTTTTGAAGAGGTCGGAAAAGGAGAAGTGATTCTAGATCGTTCTTTAAAAGATGAAGGAGTGAAAATAGGAGATAAGGTAAAAAACAAACAATATAGTAAAGAACTGATCGTAAAAGGGTTTGCAGATCACAAGAAATTCAGTCATGCTCCTGCAGCTTTTATTCATAAAGAAGATTACAAAGAAATTTTTAAAGGAACTGAGATGCAGTTAATCTTTATTCCAGAACTAGTTGAGGCTCCATCTATTACCGGACTTCAGTCTTTTACGAATGACGAGTTCCTCAGCACAATTCCCAGCTATAGCGCGGAGCAGATGTCCCTGAATATGATTTCCTGGTTTTTAATAGTCATAAGCGGCATGCTGTTTACTATTTTTTTCTACATGATGAATGTTCAAAAAATAGGGCTGTACGGAATATTAAAAGCCATTGGCATGAAAACGAGGTCGTTGTTTGTTATGATGTGGAGCCAAATGATGATCATCACGCTCGCTTCACTTGGAATATCTGTTCTATTGAGCCAAGCGTTAGAAACCGTTGCTCCTGAGGGATTGCCATTTTATTTGCCGGCCAAAACCAGTTTTCAGTTTTCACTCGTTTTTATAGCAGTTGGGTTCATTGGGGCTACATTATCAGGTATTCAAATAAAAAAAGTCGAACCATTAAAAGCCATACAACAGGGAGAAGGGTAA
- a CDS encoding DUF3243 family protein: protein MSEQNHIINKNEGLETEKVESRIATIPDEKMEDILGSFESFKQYLGKRVALGEKLGLNEEQLAKTAEKVAAYLAENEEPRNREEKLLQELWKACGHEQRHQLAHMLVRLVGKENA from the coding sequence ATGTCAGAACAAAATCATATTATTAATAAAAATGAAGGTCTGGAAACAGAAAAAGTTGAAAGCCGCATAGCGACGATTCCTGATGAAAAGATGGAAGATATTCTGGGGAGTTTTGAAAGCTTTAAACAGTATTTGGGGAAAAGGGTGGCACTAGGCGAAAAACTCGGACTAAATGAAGAACAATTAGCCAAAACAGCAGAAAAGGTAGCAGCATACCTTGCTGAAAATGAGGAACCGAGAAATAGAGAAGAAAAATTGCTTCAGGAACTTTGGAAAGCATGCGGGCACGAACAGCGCCATCAATTGGCGCATATGCTTGTCAGGCTTGTTGGAAAAGAGAACGCATAA
- a CDS encoding GerAB/ArcD/ProY family transporter, producing the protein MRIQPGIAPIHIYFMIIMSSGLVNHVLILPLILSAAGRDSWLSVAVSIVPYIIWILLIGAVTKKIGNQNLLDYLKSRLGSVPVFLLSVILFLYFYLNAAVTFRDTVTWTKTNYLMNTPPLVLCILLGLLCFFGTYKGIQELGIVAMIALPLVVAFGFFIAIGNIQHKDYSMLLPIAEHGPGPIIKGTTYVFSGLTELCTLLFMVQYTNKPLKWKHIFLVAFILMGLMLGPLMAAIAEFGPYEASKLRYPAFEQWKLLTISKEITRMDFLSIYQWISGAFIRISLLIYIGSHLIKVKKYRIWIISLLYILVIGYTLAPISNLVIFRYLYHYFFPFQMYVMIPLISIICIYVLLKK; encoded by the coding sequence ATGCGAATTCAGCCAGGAATTGCTCCTATCCATATCTATTTCATGATTATCATGTCTTCCGGATTAGTCAATCACGTTCTTATCTTACCGCTTATTCTTTCGGCTGCCGGGCGAGACTCATGGCTCAGTGTTGCTGTTTCAATCGTTCCTTATATCATTTGGATTCTATTAATAGGTGCAGTTACTAAAAAGATTGGAAATCAAAACCTTTTAGACTATTTGAAATCTCGTCTTGGAAGTGTTCCTGTTTTTCTGTTATCAGTGATTTTGTTCCTATATTTTTATTTGAATGCTGCAGTGACCTTCAGAGATACAGTTACTTGGACAAAAACCAATTATTTGATGAATACTCCACCGCTTGTTCTTTGCATTTTGTTAGGCTTACTGTGTTTTTTCGGAACATATAAAGGTATTCAGGAATTAGGCATTGTTGCTATGATTGCTCTTCCGCTGGTTGTTGCCTTTGGTTTTTTCATCGCAATTGGAAATATTCAGCATAAGGATTACTCCATGCTTCTTCCCATCGCTGAACATGGACCAGGACCAATAATAAAGGGCACAACCTACGTTTTTTCTGGACTTACAGAATTATGCACGCTTTTATTTATGGTCCAGTATACGAATAAGCCTTTGAAATGGAAGCATATTTTCCTGGTGGCTTTTATCTTAATGGGACTCATGCTTGGTCCTTTGATGGCAGCAATCGCTGAGTTTGGACCATACGAGGCAAGCAAGCTCCGCTATCCTGCATTTGAGCAATGGAAGCTCCTTACCATCAGCAAAGAAATTACCAGAATGGATTTTCTGTCGATCTATCAATGGATTTCAGGAGCGTTTATTCGTATCAGCTTACTGATTTATATAGGATCACATTTGATTAAAGTGAAAAAATACAGAATTTGGATAATAAGTCTTTTATACATTCTGGTAATCGGCTATACACTTGCTCCAATATCTAACCTTGTCATTTTCAGGTATCTCTATCATTACTTTTTTCCCTTCCAGATGTACGTTATGATTCCGCTCATCAGCATCATTTGTATTTACGTCCTACTTAAGAAATGA
- a CDS encoding spore germination protein: protein MTHNAAANVKAIELNEFLSYFQNNMDVVIKKRLFTEEFPCGYTLLFCKGLTDVQIMEETLLPFLTSIIEKGETLDCQSIGNRFTVNKLSLTDQELQLIERSLFSGNVLITKDHGSYVYSIDLSNTPKRSPEESNTEISIRGARDGFIEDLETNFALIRKRFKSSSLHSKSYTIGKRSQTSLSLLYVNDIIDQDLVKRVHHRLTQLDLDVLVSSSDLEEALSDHYFSIFPLLDNTGRPDYAVQSLVQGHFIIIVDGSPTVLIGPATLGITLKSPEDSNASFYMVTFERLLRFTGLFTTISLPGLWVALTTFHQDQLPYPLLATLTLSRTGLPLSLPLEMMIMVVLFELFKEAGARLPRAVGQTVAVLGGLIVGDAAIRAGLTSPTTLVVVAITMIASYTFVNQSLSGNLLFLRVYTLLMCGLFGLFGFFISMLSLFLLLGSLRSFDYPYLATLAAPNVSDFLKTFLKLPFPLMKQRDKSMFPQDSSRQGDNNDH, encoded by the coding sequence ATGACACATAATGCTGCCGCTAATGTCAAAGCTATTGAACTAAATGAATTTTTGTCCTATTTTCAAAACAATATGGATGTGGTCATTAAGAAACGCTTATTTACTGAAGAATTTCCTTGCGGTTATACGCTTTTGTTTTGCAAGGGGTTAACAGATGTTCAGATTATGGAGGAAACGCTGCTTCCTTTTTTGACATCAATAATCGAAAAAGGTGAAACTTTAGATTGTCAATCGATAGGAAACCGTTTTACAGTAAATAAACTTTCTCTTACTGATCAAGAGCTTCAGTTGATAGAACGCAGTCTGTTTTCAGGCAATGTTTTAATAACAAAAGATCATGGAAGCTATGTTTATTCAATTGATCTATCAAACACACCTAAAAGAAGCCCTGAAGAATCCAATACAGAAATTTCGATCAGAGGAGCGCGAGATGGATTTATTGAGGATTTAGAAACGAATTTCGCCCTAATAAGAAAACGATTTAAATCTTCCTCGCTGCATAGTAAATCCTATACGATTGGAAAGAGAAGCCAGACTTCTTTATCTCTGCTGTATGTAAATGATATTATCGATCAGGATTTAGTAAAACGGGTTCATCATCGTCTCACACAATTAGATCTTGATGTTTTGGTGAGCAGCAGTGATTTAGAAGAGGCCTTATCAGATCATTACTTTTCTATTTTTCCTTTACTTGATAATACAGGACGTCCTGATTATGCCGTTCAATCCTTGGTTCAGGGTCATTTCATCATTATTGTCGATGGATCCCCTACGGTTCTGATAGGACCAGCGACACTAGGGATTACATTAAAATCACCAGAGGATTCAAACGCAAGTTTTTATATGGTTACTTTTGAACGGCTTCTGCGTTTTACGGGATTATTTACAACGATTTCACTCCCTGGTCTGTGGGTTGCGCTAACAACCTTCCACCAGGATCAGCTCCCTTATCCGCTGCTTGCAACTCTTACTCTTTCTCGAACCGGACTTCCTTTATCCTTGCCGCTTGAGATGATGATTATGGTCGTATTGTTCGAATTGTTTAAAGAAGCTGGCGCAAGGCTGCCGAGGGCAGTCGGTCAGACTGTAGCTGTATTGGGAGGGTTAATCGTAGGAGATGCAGCCATTCGTGCAGGTCTTACTTCCCCTACTACACTTGTTGTCGTAGCAATCACCATGATCGCAAGCTATACATTCGTGAACCAATCGTTAAGCGGAAATTTGCTTTTTTTACGTGTTTATACCCTCTTGATGTGCGGTTTGTTTGGATTATTCGGCTTTTTTATATCAATGCTCAGCTTATTTTTGCTTCTGGGGTCCTTGCGTTCATTTGACTATCCTTACTTGGCAACATTGGCTGCACCTAATGTTTCAGACTTTCTAAAAACATTTCTCAAACTGCCTTTTCCGCTTATGAAACAAAGAGATAAATCGATGTTTCCTCAGGACTCATCCCGTCAAGGTGACAACAATGATCACTAA
- a CDS encoding Ger(x)C family spore germination protein has product MITKHIKLFLLLFSISTVLSGCWGSRGISDQLYIEALGVDYKDGKYIVYTESAVFSSIAKQEGGGSQPSESPVLVGKEEADSLTMAFRKLEKASQYPLYYGHIQVILLSERVINQKLEEVISHIGHDPLIRYTSWVFGTSEDLSEVLKTKSLFNQAPTYKVMFHPDIMLSRNHAVNPLNMQMLMRGGNEPYGSILIPNVIISQGKWQEDEKKPPTPQVNGGFIVSKMKSKGFLSYEDLSGLQWLTEEQKENKLEIPHEKTVVELLVKGYKITLHQPVKDGLHYTVKLNTKAFIDESVDEPSLTSLKKKIKQEIKNDVQRTYENGIKLDADLYNLTASTYRSSPELTKKYKLREDSLSEIQIEVVIVNAGSQKYKE; this is encoded by the coding sequence ATGATCACTAAACATATAAAACTTTTTCTGCTGCTTTTTTCGATCAGTACCGTTCTGAGCGGATGCTGGGGAAGCCGGGGAATTAGCGATCAGCTTTATATTGAGGCATTAGGAGTGGACTATAAAGATGGAAAGTATATTGTATACACAGAATCTGCCGTTTTTTCTTCCATAGCAAAGCAAGAAGGTGGAGGATCCCAGCCTTCGGAGTCCCCAGTACTGGTAGGAAAAGAGGAAGCAGATAGCTTAACGATGGCGTTCAGGAAATTGGAGAAGGCATCCCAATATCCCCTGTACTATGGCCACATACAGGTAATCTTGCTAAGTGAGAGGGTTATTAATCAAAAGTTAGAAGAAGTTATCTCTCACATAGGCCATGATCCGTTAATCAGATATACCTCTTGGGTTTTCGGCACATCTGAGGATTTGTCAGAAGTTTTGAAAACAAAGTCTCTCTTTAATCAGGCACCAACATATAAAGTCATGTTTCATCCTGACATTATGCTTAGCCGGAATCATGCTGTAAATCCTTTAAATATGCAGATGCTGATGAGAGGCGGCAATGAGCCTTATGGATCGATCCTGATTCCGAATGTTATTATCTCTCAGGGAAAATGGCAGGAAGATGAAAAAAAGCCCCCCACCCCTCAAGTAAATGGAGGTTTTATTGTATCCAAGATGAAATCCAAGGGATTTTTGAGTTACGAAGATCTTTCAGGACTACAATGGTTAACAGAGGAGCAAAAAGAAAATAAACTTGAAATCCCTCATGAAAAAACTGTCGTTGAACTCTTGGTGAAGGGCTATAAAATCACTCTTCATCAACCTGTAAAGGATGGATTGCACTATACTGTTAAATTGAATACTAAGGCTTTCATTGATGAAAGTGTAGATGAACCTTCACTGACCAGTTTAAAGAAAAAAATCAAACAAGAAATTAAAAATGATGTACAGCGCACATATGAAAACGGAATTAAGCTGGACGCAGATTTGTATAATTTGACTGCATCCACATACCGCTCATCACCTGAACTCACAAAAAAATATAAGCTGCGGGAAGATTCTCTGTCTGAGATCCAAATAGAAGTTGTCATTGTGAATGCCGGAAGTCAGAAATACAAAGAGTAA
- a CDS encoding M20 family metallopeptidase — MTAAIESILPFIDKKEVIELTRSLIRIQSVYRPNVEGGNEEKVARFIDDYLKNIGLEVYYEEVVPGRPNVIAVYDSGIPGKTLLFEGHTDVVTEGDIDSWTYDPFGGEVSNGRIYGRGSCDTKGNLAAAISAVHSIKKSDAAFNGKIILCIPCDEEGMMIGIKDFIKKGWADGVDGAIICEPEENQLCITQKGAMRIVLKTYGKMAHGAMPLTGINPNTRMAKLIVELDQLEQREKERMGEHPYLGWPSITPTILQAPVKGEPQINVVPAQCMTTLDIRTVPGQEHHQLRKEIEVIIEQLGKEDPHFKATLELIEDRPWTETSKDHEVVQAVAQAYKQVTGKEPVYNGVPGATDGTFLHLAGVPIITTGAGDRHIPHHADEYVDIDELVETVQIYTLSALNFLK; from the coding sequence ATGACAGCAGCGATAGAATCTATTCTTCCTTTTATTGATAAAAAAGAAGTGATTGAACTGACAAGGAGTCTTATTCGTATACAAAGTGTCTATCGTCCAAATGTCGAGGGCGGAAACGAGGAAAAAGTCGCCCGTTTCATAGATGACTATCTTAAGAACATCGGATTAGAAGTTTATTATGAAGAAGTGGTGCCAGGACGGCCAAATGTTATTGCGGTTTATGACTCTGGCATTCCAGGCAAAACTCTCTTATTTGAAGGACATACGGATGTAGTGACTGAAGGAGATATTGATTCATGGACATATGATCCTTTTGGCGGAGAAGTCAGCAATGGCAGAATTTATGGCAGAGGTTCTTGTGATACGAAAGGAAACCTTGCTGCAGCCATTTCTGCTGTTCATTCTATAAAAAAATCAGACGCTGCTTTTAATGGGAAAATAATCCTTTGTATCCCATGCGATGAAGAGGGAATGATGATCGGAATTAAAGATTTTATTAAAAAAGGATGGGCAGATGGAGTGGATGGAGCTATTATCTGTGAACCTGAGGAGAATCAGCTCTGTATTACACAAAAAGGGGCGATGCGCATTGTATTAAAAACTTACGGAAAAATGGCTCATGGTGCGATGCCGCTCACCGGAATTAATCCAAATACACGAATGGCTAAATTAATCGTAGAATTGGACCAATTGGAACAGCGGGAAAAAGAACGGATGGGTGAACATCCCTATCTTGGATGGCCTAGTATTACTCCAACTATCTTGCAAGCGCCAGTTAAGGGAGAACCGCAAATCAATGTAGTTCCCGCACAATGTATGACTACACTGGATATTCGGACGGTTCCCGGGCAAGAGCATCATCAATTGAGGAAAGAAATAGAAGTCATTATTGAACAGCTGGGTAAAGAAGATCCACATTTCAAAGCTACACTTGAATTGATTGAAGACAGACCTTGGACAGAAACATCAAAAGATCATGAGGTGGTACAAGCAGTAGCTCAGGCTTATAAGCAAGTTACAGGCAAAGAACCCGTATACAATGGGGTCCCTGGGGCGACAGACGGGACGTTCCTTCACCTTGCAGGTGTGCCGATCATTACAACAGGAGCAGGTGACCGCCATATTCCCCATCATGCCGATGAATATGTTGATATTGATGAGCTCGTTGAAACTGTGCAAATCTACACACTTTCTGCTCTTAACTTTTTAAAGTAG
- a CDS encoding P1 family peptidase, with amino-acid sequence MERFYNITDVPGVKVGNEEDKFGYTGCTVLLLEKGAVCGVDVRGSAPGTRETDLLNPVNLIDRVHSICLAGGSAYGLDAASGVMQFLEKKGIGLDVGAGVVPIVPSAVLFDLPVGDPSIRPDQKMGYKAASNAKRGYFPLGNSGAGCGATVGKIAGHDRAMKGGLGSASRVFPNGLVVGAIVAVNAMGEIRNPETGEVIAGARDDQGKIKSSLEWMLEQPSIPLKPGTNTTIGVVACNAKLTKSQASKVASMAHNGLARTIYPVHTMFDGDTIFSLSTGDMSASVDLIGTIAADILAEAVILAVKNAEGIKGFPSSNEVNESH; translated from the coding sequence GTGGAACGGTTTTATAACATAACAGACGTTCCTGGTGTAAAAGTAGGGAATGAAGAGGACAAATTTGGTTATACGGGCTGTACCGTTTTATTGTTGGAGAAAGGTGCTGTATGCGGAGTAGATGTTAGGGGTTCAGCTCCAGGAACAAGGGAAACCGATTTACTGAATCCAGTGAACCTTATAGACCGGGTTCACAGTATCTGCCTGGCGGGAGGAAGTGCCTATGGCCTTGATGCAGCAAGTGGTGTTATGCAGTTTTTGGAAAAGAAAGGTATTGGTCTGGATGTAGGTGCAGGAGTGGTTCCGATTGTTCCCTCAGCTGTCCTGTTTGATTTGCCCGTAGGGGACCCTTCTATTCGTCCAGATCAGAAAATGGGATATAAGGCTGCATCAAACGCAAAAAGAGGATATTTCCCGTTAGGTAATTCAGGAGCGGGCTGCGGGGCTACGGTTGGAAAAATAGCTGGTCACGATCGGGCTATGAAGGGCGGGCTTGGTTCCGCTTCTAGAGTTTTTCCAAATGGTTTGGTTGTAGGAGCCATTGTTGCAGTTAATGCGATGGGGGAAATTCGAAATCCCGAAACGGGAGAAGTGATTGCCGGTGCCAGAGATGATCAGGGGAAAATAAAGAGCAGTTTAGAATGGATGCTAGAGCAGCCTTCCATTCCCCTAAAGCCCGGTACTAATACAACAATAGGGGTGGTTGCCTGCAATGCGAAGTTAACTAAATCGCAGGCCTCTAAAGTAGCCTCCATGGCACATAATGGATTAGCGAGAACCATCTATCCTGTGCATACGATGTTTGATGGAGACACAATCTTTTCCCTGAGTACGGGGGATATGAGTGCATCAGTTGACCTGATTGGAACGATTGCTGCTGACATTTTGGCAGAAGCGGTCATTCTGGCTGTTAAGAATGCAGAAGGAATTAAGGGCTTTCCATCAAGTAACGAAGTCAATGAATCTCATTAA
- a CDS encoding ECF transporter S component encodes MEKGLTTRKIVIAGVLGAVAILLGVTRLGFIPVPTAAGNATIMHVPAIIGGVMQGPFVGLVIGLIFGVSSFLDATIPLFKDPLVAILPRLFIGVTAYLSYISLKRVNEYAAIGVAGFVGAFTNTLLVLTMAVIRGYIAPGVAVTIAVTNGIPEAIVSVIITLAVVVAWKKLDHSGNKKSKISGEL; translated from the coding sequence ATGGAAAAAGGTCTAACCACTAGAAAGATTGTCATTGCCGGAGTATTAGGAGCAGTAGCTATTTTGCTTGGTGTCACCCGATTAGGTTTTATTCCTGTTCCAACTGCAGCGGGGAACGCTACTATCATGCATGTCCCGGCAATAATAGGAGGAGTCATGCAAGGCCCGTTTGTTGGATTAGTCATTGGACTGATCTTCGGTGTGTCTTCGTTCCTTGATGCAACCATTCCGTTATTCAAAGACCCGCTGGTTGCTATACTGCCGCGATTGTTTATTGGAGTAACAGCCTATTTATCTTACATTTCCTTGAAGAGAGTCAACGAATATGCCGCTATTGGGGTGGCAGGATTTGTAGGTGCATTTACCAATACGCTGCTTGTTTTGACAATGGCGGTAATCAGAGGATATATTGCTCCAGGTGTCGCGGTTACGATTGCTGTAACCAACGGAATACCGGAAGCAATTGTTTCCGTGATCATTACGCTTGCGGTGGTTGTCGCATGGAAAAAGCTGGACCATAGCGGAAACAAGAAATCAAAGATTTCAGGAGAATTGTAG
- a CDS encoding energy-coupling factor transporter transmembrane component T family protein: MAGFEFELTRNITIGQYLPTGSLIHRMDPRMKLLAFTILVIAMAICDTYGGNIIALAFACYLFYMSRIPISYGLSGVKPAVPFILILAVLQLLFYSEIASGGTVFVDYGFILITSDSVRLVIVSALRFIEIIFLSSVLTLSTSTTQITHGIESLLRPLKHVKFPVHEFALIITIAIRFVPTFAVEMEKMMKAQASRGAEFGTGAWWRIIQRTKDVFPIIIPLFNVAMARAEDLVLAMESRCYTPGSERSIYTKYKAQSRDYSALLFCILFTILLLAFPFPY; encoded by the coding sequence ATGGCTGGTTTTGAATTCGAGTTAACCCGAAATATTACCATAGGGCAGTATTTGCCCACAGGTTCTCTCATTCATCGTATGGATCCTCGCATGAAGCTCTTGGCATTTACCATCCTTGTCATAGCAATGGCTATTTGTGACACATATGGGGGAAATATAATTGCACTAGCTTTTGCATGTTATTTATTTTATATGTCACGTATTCCGATTAGCTATGGTTTGTCAGGAGTCAAGCCGGCTGTCCCTTTCATTTTGATCTTAGCGGTATTGCAGCTGTTATTCTATAGCGAAATTGCTTCAGGCGGAACGGTTTTTGTCGATTATGGATTTATTCTTATTACTAGTGACAGCGTTCGTCTGGTAATCGTTTCTGCCCTTCGATTTATTGAAATCATTTTTTTAAGCAGTGTATTAACCTTAAGCACTTCAACCACACAAATTACACATGGTATCGAAAGTCTGTTAAGACCTTTAAAGCATGTTAAGTTTCCGGTTCATGAATTTGCTCTAATCATTACGATTGCGATTCGCTTTGTTCCTACATTTGCAGTGGAAATGGAAAAAATGATGAAAGCTCAAGCCTCAAGAGGGGCAGAATTTGGCACAGGAGCATGGTGGAGAATTATCCAGCGGACCAAGGATGTCTTTCCGATTATCATTCCATTATTCAATGTTGCGATGGCGAGGGCTGAAGATTTAGTGCTTGCTATGGAATCCAGATGCTATACCCCGGGGAGTGAACGGTCAATTTATACAAAATATAAAGCTCAAAGCAGAGATTATAGTGCACTCCTTTTCTGTATTCTATTTACTATTCTATTATTGGCATTTCCATTTCCCTATTAG